The Urbifossiella limnaea genome has a window encoding:
- a CDS encoding DUF3302 domain-containing protein produces the protein MFLDYLALALLLLSLTAVFYLFIYIHDLPHKIAEGRDHPHVEAIHVACWLSLITLHAMWPIVFIWAVSHKKGQPHLTLVSAGGTTDELARRLAVLEERLRNPDADPK, from the coding sequence GTGTTCCTGGATTATCTGGCCCTTGCCCTGCTCCTGTTGAGTCTGACGGCAGTCTTTTACCTGTTCATTTATATTCACGACCTGCCGCACAAGATCGCCGAGGGGCGGGACCACCCCCACGTGGAGGCGATCCACGTCGCCTGCTGGCTGAGCCTGATCACCCTCCACGCCATGTGGCCGATCGTGTTCATCTGGGCGGTGTCGCACAAGAAGGGGCAGCCCCACCTCACGCTGGTCTCCGCTGGGGGTACGACCGACGAACTGGCCCGGCGCCTGGCCGTCCTCGAGGAGCGGCTCCGCAACCCGGACGCCGACCCCAAGTAA
- a CDS encoding bestrophin-like domain produces the protein MGAALLDTLPLGLLFLAVVAGAALAVEGGYRLGRYRLSQTIEEKEAPVGAMVGSILALFAFVLAFTFGLAANWFEARRQAVLDEANAIGTTYLRAGLLPEPVRGESARLLREYVDVRLAMVQDGRLPEGLARTDELQRKLWAQALLGAERQPGPITALYVSSLNQVIDIHAVRVQVGVRNRIPTSIWGGLLAVGALAMAAVGYQAGIAATRRSPAMLALVLAFSGVLFMIADMDRPQQGFLTIGQQPMLDLQAGMRADAH, from the coding sequence ATGGGTGCCGCGCTGCTCGATACCCTGCCGCTGGGGCTGCTGTTCCTCGCCGTGGTCGCCGGTGCGGCCCTGGCCGTTGAAGGCGGGTACCGGCTCGGCAGGTACCGACTCTCCCAGACCATCGAGGAAAAGGAAGCGCCGGTCGGCGCGATGGTCGGGTCGATCCTCGCCCTGTTCGCGTTCGTGCTGGCGTTCACGTTCGGCCTCGCGGCCAACTGGTTCGAGGCCCGCCGCCAGGCCGTACTGGACGAGGCGAACGCCATCGGCACGACGTACTTGCGGGCCGGGCTCCTCCCGGAGCCGGTGCGGGGCGAGAGTGCCCGGCTGCTGCGGGAATACGTGGACGTGCGGCTGGCGATGGTTCAGGACGGGCGGCTCCCCGAGGGGCTCGCCCGCACGGACGAACTCCAGCGGAAGCTGTGGGCGCAGGCCTTGCTCGGGGCGGAGCGGCAGCCTGGGCCGATAACAGCGCTGTACGTCAGCTCACTGAACCAGGTGATCGACATACACGCCGTCCGCGTCCAGGTCGGGGTACGGAACCGCATCCCGACGAGCATCTGGGGTGGGCTCCTGGCCGTGGGTGCCCTGGCGATGGCCGCCGTCGGCTACCAGGCGGGCATCGCGGCCACCCGGCGGTCGCCGGCCATGCTGGCACTGGTGCTGGCGTTCTCCGGGGTGCTATTCATGATCGCCGATATGGATCGCCCGCAACAGGGGTTCCTGACGATCGGCCAGCAGCCTATGCTTGACCTGCAAGCCGGAATGCGGGCGGACGCACACTAG
- a CDS encoding MGH1-like glycoside hydrolase domain-containing protein — MTAEHARLDEARDKDTPWRRWGPYLSERQWGTVREDYSDGGDAWAYFSHDHARSRAYRWGEDGLAGVSDDRQRLCFALALWNGKDPILKERLFGLTNSEGNHGEDVKEYYFYLDSTPTHSYMKYLYKYPQAAFPYANLVDTSKARSRTEYEYELLDTGVFAEDRYFDVFVEYAKAAPDDLLVRITVHNRAPEAAGLHVLPTLWFRNEWSWHTGPERPALQRVPGPAARPAVRATHPKLGERFLSIDGDVPLLFTENETNTERVFGVPNLTPFVKDGINDHVVHGRAGTVNPAGVGTKVAAHYQLTVPPGESRVVRLRLTDAPPAAPFGAAFDAVFAARAKEADEFYATIIPAAVGPDGANVMRQALAGMLWSKQFYHYDVDQWLEERGSDPFKPSRKQSPRNDHWHHMYNGDVISMPDKWEYPWYAAWDLAFHVLALTLVDPDFGKQQLSLMLRERYMHPNGQIPAYEWNFGDVNPPVHAWSTIFTYLLDKGRTGEGDREWLKASFQKLLLNFTWWVNRKDRSGKNVFEGGFLGLDNIGVFDRSSPLPTGGYLEQADGTAWMALFCQNMLQIAAELAMTDADYADMALKFFQHFLWIASSMTHVGGDTGMWDEEDGFFYDVLRHPDGRAERLKVRSMVGLLPLCAATVFDGKLLASYPEIAERVGRFLDQRPELCAAIHDPRAVGPTGRRLTSVLDEAKLRRVLERMLDEDEFLGPYGIRSLSKEHEAHPFVMHAGGREYRVGYLPAESDTGMFGGNSNWRGPVWMPVNVLIIRALLQYYSYYGDAFTVECPTGSGRRMTLYQVSEEIGRRLAATFLRGADGKRPVYGGAEAFQADPHWRDLILFYEYFHGDNGAGLGASHQTGWTGVVARVMHLFATADAEQLRGAGKMSYFQAAARTGPPAAAGAR; from the coding sequence ATGACCGCCGAACACGCCCGGCTCGACGAGGCCCGCGACAAGGACACCCCGTGGCGCCGCTGGGGGCCGTACCTCAGCGAGCGCCAGTGGGGGACGGTGCGCGAGGACTACAGCGACGGCGGCGACGCCTGGGCGTACTTCTCCCACGATCACGCGCGCAGCCGCGCCTACCGCTGGGGCGAGGACGGCCTCGCCGGCGTATCCGACGACCGCCAGCGCTTGTGCTTCGCGCTGGCCCTGTGGAACGGGAAGGACCCGATCCTGAAGGAACGGCTGTTCGGCCTCACGAACAGCGAGGGGAACCACGGCGAGGACGTGAAGGAGTACTACTTCTACCTCGACAGCACGCCGACGCACTCGTACATGAAGTACCTCTACAAGTACCCCCAGGCCGCGTTCCCGTACGCGAACTTGGTCGATACCAGCAAGGCCCGCTCCCGGACCGAGTACGAGTACGAACTCCTCGACACCGGCGTGTTCGCCGAGGACCGCTACTTCGACGTGTTCGTCGAGTACGCCAAGGCGGCGCCGGACGACCTGCTCGTCCGCATCACCGTCCACAACCGCGCCCCCGAGGCGGCCGGGCTGCACGTCCTCCCGACCCTGTGGTTCCGCAACGAGTGGTCGTGGCACACCGGGCCGGAACGGCCGGCCCTTCAGCGGGTGCCCGGCCCGGCGGCCCGGCCGGCCGTGCGCGCCACCCACCCGAAGCTCGGGGAGCGGTTCCTGTCCATCGACGGCGACGTGCCGCTGCTGTTCACCGAGAACGAGACCAACACCGAGCGCGTGTTCGGCGTCCCGAACCTCACCCCGTTCGTCAAGGACGGCATCAACGACCACGTCGTCCACGGCCGGGCCGGCACGGTGAACCCCGCGGGCGTGGGGACGAAGGTGGCCGCCCACTATCAGCTGACCGTGCCCCCGGGCGAAAGCCGCGTCGTGCGACTGCGGCTGACCGACGCGCCCCCGGCCGCGCCGTTCGGGGCCGCGTTCGACGCCGTGTTCGCTGCACGCGCCAAAGAGGCGGACGAGTTCTACGCGACGATCATCCCCGCGGCCGTGGGGCCGGACGGGGCGAACGTGATGCGGCAGGCGCTGGCCGGGATGCTGTGGAGCAAGCAGTTCTACCACTACGACGTGGACCAGTGGCTGGAGGAGCGGGGGAGCGACCCGTTCAAGCCGTCGCGCAAGCAGTCGCCGCGGAACGACCACTGGCACCACATGTACAACGGCGACGTCATCTCGATGCCGGACAAGTGGGAGTACCCGTGGTACGCGGCGTGGGACCTGGCGTTCCACGTCCTCGCCCTCACCCTCGTGGACCCCGACTTCGGCAAGCAGCAGTTGTCGCTCATGCTCCGCGAGCGGTACATGCACCCGAACGGGCAGATCCCGGCCTACGAGTGGAACTTCGGCGACGTGAACCCGCCGGTCCACGCCTGGTCCACGATCTTCACTTACCTGCTGGACAAGGGCCGCACCGGCGAGGGCGACCGCGAGTGGCTTAAGGCGAGCTTCCAGAAGCTGCTGCTGAACTTCACCTGGTGGGTGAACCGCAAGGACCGGTCCGGGAAGAACGTGTTCGAGGGCGGGTTCCTGGGGCTGGACAACATCGGCGTGTTCGACCGCAGCTCGCCGCTGCCGACCGGCGGCTACCTGGAGCAGGCCGACGGCACCGCGTGGATGGCGCTGTTCTGCCAGAACATGCTCCAGATCGCGGCCGAGCTGGCGATGACCGACGCCGACTACGCCGACATGGCGCTCAAGTTCTTCCAGCACTTCCTGTGGATCGCGTCGTCCATGACGCACGTCGGCGGCGACACCGGGATGTGGGACGAGGAAGACGGCTTCTTCTACGACGTACTCCGCCACCCGGACGGCCGGGCCGAGCGGCTCAAGGTGCGGTCGATGGTCGGGCTGCTGCCGCTGTGCGCGGCCACCGTATTCGACGGGAAGCTACTCGCCTCGTACCCCGAGATCGCCGAGCGGGTGGGGCGGTTCCTGGACCAGCGGCCGGAACTGTGCGCGGCCATCCACGACCCGCGGGCTGTCGGCCCAACTGGCCGGCGGCTCACGTCCGTCCTCGACGAGGCGAAGCTCCGCCGGGTGCTGGAGCGGATGCTGGACGAGGACGAGTTCCTCGGCCCGTACGGCATCCGGTCGCTGTCGAAGGAGCACGAGGCGCACCCGTTCGTGATGCACGCCGGGGGGCGCGAGTACCGCGTCGGGTACCTTCCGGCCGAGTCGGACACCGGGATGTTCGGCGGGAACTCGAACTGGCGCGGGCCGGTGTGGATGCCGGTAAACGTCCTCATCATTCGGGCGCTGCTCCAGTACTACTCCTACTACGGCGACGCCTTCACGGTCGAGTGCCCGACCGGCTCGGGCCGGCGGATGACGCTGTACCAGGTGTCCGAGGAGATCGGCCGGCGGCTGGCGGCGACGTTCCTCCGCGGCGCGGACGGGAAGCGGCCGGTGTACGGCGGGGCGGAGGCGTTCCAGGCCGACCCGCACTGGCGCGACCTGATCCTCTTCTACGAGTACTTCCACGGCGACAACGGGGCCGGGCTCGGGGCCAGCCACCAGACCGGCTGGACCGGGGTGGTCGCCCGGGTGATGCACCTGTTTGCGACCGCCGACGCCGAGCAACTCCGCGGCGCGGGGAAGATGAGCTACTTCCAGGCCGCCGCCCGCACCGGCCCCCCGGCCGCCGCCGGGGCCAGATGA
- a CDS encoding HdeD family acid-resistance protein, which translates to MSHTTDAPPHGHPPHAEELHRLGSNWGWIVALGAVVTAAGIGAVAFSLLATLTTVIVIGALLLAAGTVQIIGAFVARTWQGFFVSALVGVLHILVGGIMVEHPLRAAAVLTLVIAVMLLVGGAARVLFAATHRYHGRGWTVVSGLVSIALGVMIWRDWPEASLWVIGTFAGIDLAFAGWSWVMLGLAVKAATTSPKP; encoded by the coding sequence ATGAGTCACACGACCGACGCCCCCCCCCACGGGCACCCGCCGCACGCCGAGGAGCTGCACCGACTCGGCTCGAACTGGGGCTGGATCGTCGCTCTCGGCGCCGTCGTCACAGCGGCGGGCATCGGTGCCGTCGCCTTCAGCCTCCTGGCGACGCTCACCACCGTGATCGTCATCGGAGCCTTGCTCCTTGCCGCCGGCACCGTCCAGATCATTGGCGCGTTCGTCGCCCGGACGTGGCAGGGGTTCTTCGTCTCGGCGCTGGTCGGCGTGTTGCACATCCTCGTCGGCGGCATCATGGTCGAGCACCCGCTGCGGGCCGCGGCCGTGCTGACGCTGGTGATTGCCGTCATGCTCCTGGTCGGCGGCGCGGCCCGGGTGCTGTTCGCGGCAACGCACCGCTACCACGGCCGCGGCTGGACCGTCGTCAGTGGGCTCGTCAGCATCGCCCTGGGGGTGATGATTTGGCGCGACTGGCCGGAGGCGAGCCTGTGGGTGATCGGCACGTTCGCCGGCATCGACCTGGCCTTCGCCGGCTGGTCGTGGGTCATGCTCGGGCTGGCCGTGAAGGCCGCCACCACGTCCCCGAAACCTTAA
- a CDS encoding FG-GAP repeat domain-containing protein yields the protein MTPRNAYRPTVTWLEDRVVPAINVLYDFRFDATGFFTNNPDRIATIQAAAADLGARFTDTLNAIPFPTAPGDTWTARFDDPSALDQEEVTNLIVPANTIVVFVGARDLLGELTEESSERVATGSPIWYDQVFGRGQANSYGAGATDHSPWGGSITYDLIANWHFGIDPPGGSTEYDLYMATQKALFHILGFGESEAWSRIASGGQFFGPQAVAVNGGAPVPLVTGDDGEPNYVWAEDTLSQGQRTLMDANLEDGERIAPTTLDLAAMTDIGWKLQSTSPPPPAAPPPPIAAPAPIAPGTALLAVGSGAGGPTQFTVNAAASFTQLAAFNPYPSYAGGAGFTGGVRVATADVNLDGVEDIIVGPGPGTAAEIKVYSGANFPTSPDTSLIASGYAFETSFLGGVFVSVGDVNKDGVPDLVVTPDEGGGPRVRIVSGKDRTIIADFLGIDDASFRGGARTAVGDLNNDGNVDLVVAAGFGGGPRVAVFDGKSLRPGGTPTKLINDFFLFEQELRNGAYVAVGDVDGDGYGDLIGGGGPGGGPRVYGLSGFGLTQQNGAQTVICNFFAGDTNNRGGVPVAVKNIDGDQRADIVAGAGAGGQAVVTTYLGTTITPSGTPAPYHRFLVFDSSFLGGAYVG from the coding sequence ATGACTCCCCGCAACGCCTATCGCCCCACCGTTACCTGGCTCGAAGACCGGGTGGTCCCGGCCATCAACGTCCTTTACGACTTCCGGTTCGACGCCACCGGGTTCTTCACCAACAACCCCGACCGCATCGCCACCATCCAGGCGGCCGCGGCCGACCTCGGGGCCCGGTTCACCGACACCCTGAACGCCATTCCGTTCCCGACCGCCCCGGGCGACACGTGGACCGCCCGGTTCGACGACCCGAGCGCACTCGACCAGGAGGAGGTCACCAACCTGATCGTCCCGGCGAACACGATCGTGGTGTTCGTCGGGGCCCGCGACCTCCTCGGCGAGCTGACCGAGGAGTCGAGCGAGCGGGTGGCGACCGGCTCCCCGATCTGGTACGATCAGGTGTTTGGCCGCGGGCAGGCGAACAGCTACGGCGCCGGGGCAACCGACCACAGCCCGTGGGGCGGGTCGATCACCTACGACCTGATCGCGAACTGGCACTTCGGCATCGACCCCCCCGGCGGGTCGACCGAGTACGACCTCTACATGGCCACCCAGAAGGCGCTGTTCCACATCCTCGGGTTCGGCGAGAGCGAGGCGTGGAGCCGCATTGCCTCGGGCGGCCAGTTCTTCGGCCCCCAGGCGGTCGCCGTGAACGGCGGCGCCCCGGTCCCGCTGGTGACCGGCGACGACGGCGAGCCCAACTACGTGTGGGCTGAGGACACCCTCTCCCAGGGCCAGCGGACGTTGATGGACGCGAACCTGGAGGACGGGGAGCGGATCGCCCCGACCACCCTGGACCTGGCCGCGATGACGGACATCGGGTGGAAGCTCCAGAGCACCAGCCCGCCGCCGCCGGCCGCCCCGCCGCCGCCGATCGCCGCCCCGGCCCCGATCGCCCCGGGTACGGCGCTGCTCGCCGTCGGGAGCGGGGCCGGCGGGCCGACGCAGTTCACCGTCAACGCCGCCGCCTCGTTCACCCAACTCGCCGCGTTCAACCCGTACCCGAGCTACGCCGGCGGGGCGGGGTTCACCGGCGGGGTCCGGGTGGCGACCGCCGACGTCAACCTGGACGGCGTCGAGGACATCATCGTCGGCCCCGGGCCGGGCACGGCGGCCGAGATCAAGGTCTACAGCGGGGCCAACTTCCCCACCAGCCCGGACACGTCGCTTATCGCCAGCGGGTACGCGTTCGAGACCTCGTTCCTCGGCGGCGTGTTCGTCTCGGTCGGCGACGTCAACAAGGACGGGGTCCCGGACCTGGTCGTGACCCCGGACGAGGGGGGCGGGCCGCGGGTGCGGATCGTCAGCGGGAAGGACCGGACGATCATCGCCGACTTCCTCGGGATCGACGACGCCAGCTTCCGCGGCGGCGCCCGCACCGCGGTCGGCGACCTGAACAACGACGGGAACGTGGACCTGGTGGTGGCGGCCGGGTTCGGCGGCGGCCCGCGGGTGGCGGTCTTCGACGGCAAGTCGCTCCGCCCGGGGGGCACTCCGACCAAGCTCATCAACGACTTCTTCCTGTTCGAGCAGGAACTCCGCAACGGCGCGTACGTGGCCGTCGGGGACGTGGACGGGGACGGGTACGGCGACCTGATCGGCGGCGGCGGCCCGGGCGGCGGCCCGCGGGTGTACGGGCTGTCCGGGTTCGGCCTGACCCAGCAGAACGGCGCCCAGACGGTGATCTGCAACTTCTTCGCCGGCGACACCAACAACCGCGGCGGGGTGCCGGTGGCGGTCAAGAACATCGACGGCGACCAGCGGGCGGACATCGTGGCCGGGGCCGGGGCCGGGGGGCAGGCGGTGGTGACCACCTACCTCGGGACCACCATCACCCCGTCCGGCACGCCGGCGCCCTACCACCGCTTCCTGGTGTTCGACTCGAGCTTCCTTGGGGGCGCGTACGTCGGGTGA
- a CDS encoding YybH family protein, whose product MIPTPTRRRVAITAVAALGLAAVVAGGRHEAAGQPPVTAAAAAQPAAVSAAQPAADRPADQGGVKAAVASLAASFGKGDAKAVAALFTAEGEYADDDGTTVRGRAALEKDYAEFFTKNPGATVEVEIDAVRFPSRDTAVVDAHFKVRRAKGELVVSRGSILYAREDGKWLVAILREWGGDGLSLRDLEFLIGTWETKQPGTTVTTRYEWTANKSFIRCHFSVAHDGKSVGGVQMIGRDPGTNTLRVWTFEDNGGVGDIEVTRDGKKWVFAARGTTADGHVLTATNLLTPIDADSFLWHPVQRALDGEALPDLVPVKVTRVKAKQ is encoded by the coding sequence ATGATCCCGACCCCCACGCGGCGCCGTGTCGCCATCACGGCCGTCGCCGCGCTCGGCCTCGCGGCCGTGGTCGCCGGCGGCCGACACGAAGCGGCCGGCCAGCCGCCCGTCACGGCCGCCGCGGCCGCGCAGCCCGCCGCCGTGTCCGCGGCACAACCCGCAGCGGATCGGCCGGCGGACCAGGGCGGCGTCAAGGCCGCCGTGGCCTCGCTCGCCGCGAGTTTCGGCAAGGGCGACGCCAAGGCCGTGGCCGCCCTGTTCACCGCCGAGGGCGAGTACGCCGACGACGACGGCACCACCGTTCGCGGCCGCGCGGCACTGGAGAAGGACTACGCCGAGTTCTTCACCAAGAACCCCGGCGCCACCGTGGAGGTGGAGATCGACGCCGTGCGGTTCCCGTCCCGCGACACGGCCGTCGTCGACGCACACTTCAAGGTCCGCCGCGCGAAGGGGGAACTGGTCGTCAGCCGCGGCAGCATCCTGTACGCCCGCGAGGACGGCAAATGGCTCGTCGCCATCCTCCGCGAGTGGGGCGGCGACGGCCTCTCGCTCCGCGACCTCGAGTTCCTCATCGGCACCTGGGAGACGAAGCAGCCCGGCACGACCGTCACCACGCGCTACGAGTGGACGGCGAACAAGTCGTTCATCCGCTGCCATTTCTCGGTCGCGCACGACGGCAAGTCCGTCGGCGGCGTTCAGATGATCGGCCGCGACCCGGGCACCAACACGCTGCGCGTGTGGACGTTCGAGGACAACGGCGGCGTCGGCGACATCGAGGTGACGCGCGACGGGAAGAAGTGGGTGTTCGCCGCCCGCGGCACGACCGCCGACGGCCATGTGCTGACGGCCACGAACCTCCTCACGCCGATCGACGCCGACTCGTTCCTGTGGCACCCGGTACAGCGGGCGCTCGACGGCGAGGCGCTTCCGGACCTGGTGCCGGTGAAGGTCACCCGCGTGAAGGCGAAGCAGTGA
- a CDS encoding polyphosphate kinase 2 family protein has product MIRPDIIDLLRVKPGKKFRLKDCNPGWKQTDEFEELGKDALKEKAKAILDANLADLAQAQDLLYADDRHAVLVVFQAMDAAGKDGTIKHVMSGVNPQGCQVYSFKKPSAEELDHTFLWRYQRCLPERGRIGIFNRSYYEDVLVVKVHPELIGRQLPRKKETFGKAFWKKRYEDINAFERHLVRNGTVVLKFFLNVSKDEQKRRFLERLDRPEKNWKFSPSDLAERGYWDDYMAAYEDAIGATSTPEAPWHVVPADHKWVTRAVVADVVTTAIRGLDLRVPELTDDERKRLDAARAALNAEE; this is encoded by the coding sequence ATGATTCGCCCCGACATCATCGACCTGCTCCGCGTCAAGCCGGGGAAGAAGTTCCGGCTGAAGGACTGCAACCCCGGCTGGAAGCAGACAGACGAGTTCGAGGAGTTGGGCAAGGACGCGCTGAAGGAGAAGGCGAAGGCGATTCTCGACGCGAACCTGGCCGACCTCGCTCAGGCGCAGGACCTCCTGTACGCGGACGACCGCCACGCCGTCCTGGTCGTCTTCCAGGCGATGGACGCGGCGGGAAAGGACGGCACCATCAAGCACGTCATGAGCGGCGTCAACCCGCAGGGCTGCCAGGTGTACAGCTTCAAGAAGCCGTCGGCCGAGGAGCTCGATCACACGTTTCTGTGGCGCTACCAGCGCTGCCTCCCGGAGCGCGGCCGGATCGGCATCTTCAACCGCTCTTACTACGAGGACGTGCTGGTGGTGAAGGTCCATCCCGAGCTGATCGGCCGGCAGCTGCCGCGGAAGAAGGAGACGTTCGGGAAGGCGTTCTGGAAGAAGCGGTACGAGGACATCAACGCCTTCGAGCGGCACCTCGTGCGCAACGGCACGGTGGTGCTGAAGTTCTTCCTGAACGTGTCGAAGGACGAGCAGAAGCGGCGGTTCCTGGAGCGGCTCGACCGGCCGGAAAAGAACTGGAAGTTCTCCCCGTCCGACCTCGCCGAGCGCGGCTACTGGGACGACTACATGGCCGCCTACGAGGACGCCATCGGGGCGACGAGCACGCCGGAAGCGCCGTGGCACGTCGTCCCCGCGGACCACAAGTGGGTGACGCGCGCCGTGGTCGCCGACGTGGTGACGACCGCGATCCGCGGGCTGGACCTGCGCGTCCCGGAGTTGACCGACGACGAGCGCAAGCGGCTCGACGCGGCGCGCGCCGCTCTGAACGCCGAGGAGTGA
- a CDS encoding iron-containing alcohol dehydrogenase family protein: MQRPTQIAIPTLVRVKDGALDRLGLYLSRGGHKRVAVLVSKGLSAPLPDRAAAALAGHGVEAAAWVEVADNDVESAARLFADLPKASAVVGVGGGKALDVAKYVGFLGRLPYYAVPTSLSNDGFCSPQSSLTVRGKRRSLPAALPFGVVVDTAVCRDAPRLLTLSGVGDLVAKFTAIADWKLAFHAVGEPVDDFAALMSDGSVHAVLSHPALDAEGVRLLATALLMNGVAMEVCGSSRPASGSEHLISHALDASSARPRLHGLQVGVATYLMALVQGTHADQIAALFDATGFWDAIAADPFSRAEWLAAVRAGPAVKANFYTVLSARDVLPEVDRHLTDDARLARCFR; the protein is encoded by the coding sequence ATGCAGCGGCCGACGCAGATCGCCATCCCGACGCTCGTCCGTGTGAAGGACGGGGCGCTCGATCGCCTCGGCCTGTACCTGTCGCGCGGCGGGCACAAGCGGGTGGCGGTGCTGGTGAGCAAGGGGCTGTCGGCGCCGCTGCCGGATCGCGCGGCCGCGGCGCTGGCCGGGCACGGCGTCGAGGCGGCGGCGTGGGTCGAGGTGGCGGACAACGACGTGGAGTCGGCGGCGCGACTGTTCGCCGACCTGCCGAAGGCGTCGGCCGTGGTCGGGGTCGGCGGCGGAAAGGCGCTCGACGTTGCCAAGTACGTCGGGTTCCTCGGCCGGCTGCCGTACTACGCGGTGCCCACGTCGCTGTCGAACGACGGGTTCTGTAGCCCGCAGTCCAGCCTGACGGTGCGGGGCAAGCGGCGGTCGCTGCCGGCCGCGCTGCCGTTCGGCGTGGTCGTGGACACGGCCGTGTGCCGCGACGCCCCGCGGCTGCTCACCCTCTCCGGGGTCGGCGACTTGGTGGCGAAGTTCACCGCCATCGCCGACTGGAAGCTGGCGTTCCACGCCGTCGGCGAGCCGGTGGACGACTTCGCCGCGCTGATGTCCGACGGCTCGGTCCACGCCGTCCTCAGCCACCCGGCGCTCGACGCGGAGGGGGTGCGGCTGCTGGCGACGGCGCTGCTGATGAACGGCGTGGCGATGGAGGTGTGCGGGTCGTCGCGGCCGGCGAGCGGCAGCGAACACCTGATCTCGCACGCCCTCGACGCGAGTTCGGCGCGGCCGCGGCTGCACGGCTTGCAGGTCGGCGTGGCGACGTACCTGATGGCGCTGGTGCAGGGGACCCACGCCGACCAGATCGCCGCGCTGTTCGACGCCACCGGGTTCTGGGACGCGATCGCCGCCGACCCGTTCTCGCGGGCCGAGTGGCTGGCCGCGGTCCGCGCCGGTCCGGCGGTGAAGGCGAATTTCTACACCGTGCTGTCCGCCCGGGACGTGCTCCCGGAGGTGGACCGGCACCTGACGGACGACGCCCGGCTTGCCCGGTGCTTCCGCTAA
- a CDS encoding HAD-IB family phosphatase has product MTRVLVSDFDGTMTRHDFYKLALADLLPPDVPDQWAAYRAGEITHFEALRRYFAAIRAPEAEVLAVVDRMELDPGLKAAVTTLAEAGWVVVVTSAGCGWYIGRLLAAAEVSVEVHANPGRFEAGAGVLMEKPVGSPYYCENLGVDKARVVRDHLAAGRTVAFAGDGFPDSEAARLVPDGLRFARADLADVLTREGLPFHPFEVWSDIARVLVPRGG; this is encoded by the coding sequence ATGACCCGCGTCCTGGTCAGCGACTTCGACGGAACGATGACGCGCCACGACTTCTACAAGCTGGCGCTGGCGGACCTGTTGCCGCCGGACGTGCCCGACCAGTGGGCCGCGTACCGGGCCGGCGAGATCACCCACTTCGAGGCGCTGCGGCGGTACTTCGCCGCCATCCGCGCCCCGGAGGCCGAGGTGCTGGCGGTCGTGGACCGGATGGAACTCGACCCGGGGTTGAAGGCCGCCGTCACGACGCTGGCCGAAGCCGGGTGGGTGGTCGTGGTCACCTCGGCCGGGTGCGGGTGGTACATTGGCCGGTTGCTGGCCGCGGCAGAGGTCTCCGTGGAGGTTCATGCCAACCCCGGGCGGTTCGAGGCCGGCGCGGGGGTGCTGATGGAGAAGCCGGTCGGCTCGCCGTACTACTGCGAGAACCTCGGCGTGGACAAGGCCCGCGTCGTGCGCGACCACCTGGCCGCGGGGCGGACCGTCGCCTTCGCCGGCGACGGCTTCCCGGACTCTGAGGCGGCGCGGCTGGTACCCGACGGGCTTCGCTTCGCCCGCGCCGACCTGGCCGACGTTCTGACCCGCGAGGGGCTGCCGTTCCACCCGTTCGAGGTGTGGTCTGACATCGCCCGCGTCCTCGTCCCGCGGGGGGGCTGA